DNA from Xiphophorus maculatus strain JP 163 A chromosome 6, X_maculatus-5.0-male, whole genome shotgun sequence:
aaaaataattcaaataagagtgaaataaatatttggttaaaaagtctactcaagtgatcagtaactgatcaaattatgactccttaaatatttaacaataacataatcagacagaagaaaatataaagtttagtggaaagtttattttaaggaccaaaatgacaatttatataaggaaaaaaaaattaaatcagacaaaagaaaaattttccaaatcagtttctttcaataaaaaacaaacaaacaaaaaaaaaaaactcatgaaactaAAAAActacaggtgtgtgtctgtggctggtgaattattttttgttaaaacatatttgttctTCTTTCAGTAGgtagaaaatgcagaaattttactcaaacaagTGTTTGAGTAAACAagtgtttgagtaaaatgctCAAACACTTGCTGTacttactcaagtaaaagtacagcatagtaaaaatactactaaaagtatatatatatttttaaaaagttacccaagtaaataaaactgagtaaaTGTTACTACCTACCTCTGctatttgaaaatgaaacacaaatgtTTCCAATACTAAAGAGGACATTAATACCAGGACATGTTTCAGATTCTAAATTACCTGATCTTATTCCATTTTACTTGAATATGGACTCTTTTGACTGCAAGGCAAGCAGTTTCAGgttaatgttattttaagacAATTGCAAGACAATTTGTACATTAGTACAAATGATATACATCTACAAGTAATCCACAACCATTTAATTGTCTTACAGCACCAAGTCTTTGGCTCCTCTTCATGCACATCTCCAGTTTGATAAATTGCTAGAGATGACCTCATGTCCATTCAGCTACTTTTCCCAAGACAGATCGTTGGCATAATCCATCACAAATGCAGCATAAAATCTCCCAACCACATCATCATTAAGGGCCAAAATTTGTAAGCTTTAAACACTCTACGGTGGCCTCTGGTGACTAAACTATGAAGTGCTGCTTGAACCTTCATGGCTGTCCAGATGGCTATTCTATTGGATATTGTTCAATAGTTGTGATGCTTTGAACATATATTTGTTGGGGTTAACAAATAATGTCTACttgatttaattagaaatttaaGCTTTGCTTGTTTGATCGTGAGTTGCCTCAGTGTGCTTGTGATAAAGTGTAAAAGTTAACATACAAGACAATCTAATAAGAGCCTGGGATTATGATTGCGCTATGAAGTCTCAGTCTAGTTGTACTTACATAGTTAACCTGTGGACAGGAACACTTATGACTATTAACCATACTGTACCTTTGGACTGACGGCCTCTGCAGCCTGTTCTGTCACACCCACATTAAACTTGTGAACTATTCCTCAAAACTGTATCTGGAGGAATATTTAGAGtctttttcaatctttttatttcctttttcctgTTGATGGCAATTATATCTTCTTAGAACTCTGGACAAATCtcttcatgtatttttaaaatgccatgAAACACGACTGGCACTAGTCCAGGTATTTAAGCTATTCAATCACAAACAGATGATGCAACTGCTGAACTGGTAACATCAGGTGGGACAGAGATCAAATATGATATACAGTTGtattttcatgtgaaaaatacagttcagaTGGCCAAAGAGTCCTAGGAAGAAAgatttatgtttgattttagatgattcaaaaaaatccagaaaacagGAGAACTGAACTCTGATCTTTTATTGTCTAATTTCTTCCACTGAAGCAAAAATTACTCATTAACTCACCATGCCTCTAAAATGTAAAGACTCTTTGCCACTCCTCCATATCTCTTTGCTACTCAGAGCTCAGTGAGTTTCTGTTTCAGAGAACCTGAAAGTGTTTGACAGTCACACTGAAGAGAGAAATGGCGCAGCAAGAAAATCAGCCTGACCGACTAAAATTCTCCTGTTCGATCTGtctggatctactgaaggaTCCAGTGACTCCTTCCTGTGGACACAGTTACTGTATGAACTGTATTGAAAGCTTCTGGGATGGAGAAGATCAGAAAGGAatccacagctgccctcagtgCAGGAAAACCTTCATACCAAGGCCTGTGCTGGAGAAAAACATCATGCTTGCTGATGAACTGAAGAAGACTGGACTCCAATCTGCTCCTGCTGATCTCCGCTCtgctggacctgaagatgtggcctgtgatttctgcactggaagaaaactgaaagccatcAAGTCCTGTTTAGTCTGTCTGGCCTCTTACTGTGAGAAACACCTTCAGCCTCATTATGATTCAGCTACTTTTAAGAAACACAAGCTGATGGAGCCGTCCAAGAAcctccaggagaacatctgctctaagcatgatgaggtgatgaagatgttcTGCCGCACTGATCAGAAGTGTATCTGTTATCTCTGCTCTGTGGATGAACACAAAGGTCATGATACAgtgtcagctgcagcagaaagaactgagaggcagagagagctggaggagagacgaggaaacatccagcagagaatccaggacagagagaaagatgtgaagctgcttcaacaggaggtggaggccatcaatcactctgctgataaaacagtggaggacagtgagaagatcttcactgagctgatccgtctcctccagaaaagaagctctgatgtgaagcagcagatcagatcccagcaggaaactgaagtgaatcgagtcaaagatgttcaggagaagctggagcaggagatcactgagctgaagaggaaagacgctgagctggagcagctctcacacacagaggatcacaaccagtttctcctcaactacccctcactgccagcactcagtgagtctacacactcatccagcatcaacatccgtcctctgagacactttgaggacgtgacagcagctgtgtcagagctcagagagaaactacaggacgtcctgagagactcatggacaaacatctcactgatgGTCACTGGGGTGGATGTTCtactgtcagaaccagaaccaaacagcagagatgatttcttaaaatattcttGTGAAATCACACTGGACCCAAACACAGCACATATACAACTGTTACTATCAGAGGGAAACAGGAAGGTGACACTAATGGAGCAACAGTCTTATTTTAGTCACCCAGACAGATTCAGTAAATGGTTTCAGATTCTGAGTAGAGAGACTCTGACTGGacgttgttactgggaggttgaGAAAACAGAGACGGGGGTTCATTTAGCAGTCGCATACAGGAACATCAGCAGAACTGGGATGGAAAGTAGATTTGGATGCAATGATAAATCCTGGGCTCTATATTGTCACCAAAACTCTTATTGTTTTTGGCACAACAGCATCTCAACCTCCATCCAaggtccagtttcctccagagtcggagtgtacctggatcacagagcaggtattctgtccttctacagcgtctctgaatccatgactctcctccacagagtccagaccagatTCACTGAACCGCTGCTGGCTGGACTTCGATTTTTCAACTGTGGTGAAACTACTAAATTTTGTAAACCAACATAGAAAGCTCCTCTCCCTTTTGCTTGAAGGTTCAGCTATATTGATTCTGCTCTCCAGtttcaaattaacatttttaaccttCATCTCTAAACTTCACATAAATTGTCACACCCttatcttttaatttaagttttttattttgttgattatcATAAAGACTGTTGACTTAGTGATGAACATACAGGCTACTGTCTCATTGTGAACGTTAGATGATTTCAtatgttgtgttatttttatgagGATAAACATCAAAGCCATCATGTTACTCTGTTTAGCTTTGTTGggacatttaaatatttgattccagatttcaataaaacatctttacagACAATAATGCACTGTTTAATATATCATTAGCAGTAAGTTGTTTAGCTCAAGTGTAAAGAGACAAAAACTGTGTAACGgagatgacatttaaaaaacaaaaatcatgctTTTTGAAAACAGACAACTTAATATTGAGAAATTTTAGCATGTATGAActctacaaaatataaatttctgtttgtaattCATGTTTTCTGGATCCAAGCACAGCAAGCTGTTATCTGTTACTATCAGAGGGGAACAGGAAGGTGACCACAAGGAGTAAAATCCAGTCTTATTTTAGTCACCCAGACAGATTCACTGGATATTATCAGGTACCGAGTagagagagtctgactggacattgttactgggaggtggagaGGTGAGAAGCTTTTATAGCAGTCGCATACAAGAAtatcagcagagcaggaagtgggaaaaaaatggatATACTGACAAATCTTGGGCATTAAATTGTTCCCAAAATGGTTATAAATTTGGTCACAACAATGACTGGACCTCCgtctcaggtccagtttcctccagagtcagagtgtacctggatcacagagcaggtattctgtccttctacagcgcCTCTGAATCCACAACTCTGATCCACAGAATCCAGACCAGATTCACTGAGCCGCTGCTGGCTGGAGTTTACATTTACATCATTGGAGATTCTGCTGAAATCTGTAAACTCAAAACAAATAATGCTTAGGTTCAGTTTCTAACCTTTAGTTAAACTATTTACACATTGTTTCAGGTCTACAAATATATTAGTTCTGCACATTTGTTTGGTTAATTTCAGTCACTGTGAACTCTGAAGTGCAATTTAttccaggaaataaaaaaatattttactcctGTTTCCctttgaacacattttgttgcatCATGACATGAAGCAGATATTGAGCTACTGTGGGCTTATGATTTGTGTCATGTTCTAGATATCTTCAGTATAAACTTCTAAAGTTGTATTACTCAATTAACTGTTTGTGGGCTGTAAAGATCAAATCTTTTAAGTGTATTTTGTAAATCTGAAGGTAAGAGAAAAATAGACGCTGTTTCAAGATTTAAGTTGTTCTACAGCTTTAGCTCTGAAACATttagtagtgatggtgagatgaagcctcatgaggcattgaaccacttgagccaattggttcgagaaagggttcatttcttgaagcttcatgtgcacacgaaaccacctactggccaggtgtataatcacagccagctgtatcttagcacttgtgatgcattgaatttttgtctattatggctcttgggaatgacttcacaaaaggtgtaggacgaaatcatttgtctacataaattatgtatacacatatgtgtataataaaatattgtttgaatgtattctctgtgtgtaattattcccaaaatagtagtgtcatgtgatatggcatgttgtgtaataatgtttttctgtgactctagaaaaatggcctgggcttaatcaggcagaggacagtgaaagtgcttgtggaactagggagggggtcgtgaataggctaatgcttgtgtaacttggatgatttcaggcatttttattaagaaacaacaatttctccacagtttttggtttcaaacgatttctcttttttgacactacatggatgaggtgttattattgtaccccaactccttggagcacaataaacacctcacctttacagaaattaagaaacagtgaaaaatacagttcctcataagcaaacctaatgcatctgcaaatgttcagttcaccttaccttgttagggcttatcaaatcaaaatgttcccacataggggaaatcctcctctttctcgccggctccatcctactcctatcctgtcctcgcgctcctaaatctcctatctatctCTCTgtcctaaactctccaaacaccaaactaactgtctcaaactaaataacctctatccaaactctgctatccaaactatcaaaactctatccactctctcaactgaccgcaactcgcctacaacaacccacattttgaatggagcctgtggggtttctaaagctgtcaaaccccgcgccaaactctgagccacttcccgaagcagtcacgtggtacagccgggcagcgaggcttcggacgtcatcgttttcggctcctcacctaaatgaagcaagcttcgatacgcgctttacggaaaagccccctccattactcgacacacgcctcgaagcctcggcacatcacatAACATCACTAACATTTAGTTAAAATGTAACTGTTTCAACCTTTTGTCCATATTtgcattttactgaaataaacacttaaaatcaTTGTCCATGTGATTCAGACCCTTCAAGATGACAAATAGCTTCAAACTTGTCAGCCAGCCTAGACCTGTAAAACTGCATAAAGCTAAAATTGTCATGAATTGGTGGTGTGGCAGACGTGATGGAACCAAGTATAGCAGgaaaatgatcttttaatgatgaaaatagtcCAACATAATCCACaaaaaccaggcagcacgacttgacagaagccagggctcaacgccggtagcaactgatTAAACGAATGGACAACACGAAGGACGGAGCGcacattagacaaggacccaacGAGAAACAAAggacacaggtggggttaaatacacagagggtaatcaaggaaacgagacacacctgggaaacaatcaaggggagacaggacaacacggagactcagagacacagagacacagaaacccgaaataaatacacagaaaaacacggaacatgacaaaaatataaaggtaCATCTGTATTCAAAGCTGTTTGAAGTTCACATATTGATTTCTCCCAAAATCAgtccagcaaaacaaaacaaaacaaaacaaaaatcaaggcTAATTTTACAGAAAGCCCTCTAAAAATCTACACCGTAATTCTGATAAATATTCTCAAACTGGAATAAAATTTTTTAGCAAAGCCCCTAATATTTCCCTGCATTCTCATCTTTACTGGCCACCTCCAGTgctataaaacaaatacaattctTAAATTTGATACCAGTGCCAcccatttaaagaaatgtatgaGCACTTGTGACATTTGACTCCACAAAGAGCAAATAATCTGACCAATTTCTCATTAAACTGCATGGAAGTTGACACTATCCTGGAGTTTAAGCTGCAGTAAACTTAGAGATCTTTGGGTTGCACCCAGAAAACACCCTGCTTTTGAAGTTCTGTATGACTCCTACAGTGTCACTACTGAGGAGTGGCTTCTAGACTAGAAAGAAATTGTGAGTGGGGATACCTGCATGTGCCTAAGAAATGTCCAGTCAGGAACCACCTCTAAAGTATCCTCCATCTCGTCTCAGACCCACATCTTCAGGCTTTCTGCACACAGTGGTCACATTTGTTGATCTAGAAAAAGTGGCATTATGAATACATCTAAAATTAAGATgagagaaaaactgatcaaagAGAGGAAACAGAGATGATTTGGAGAAACAACTAACCAACATGACTTACCCAGAAAGGATCTTGTGTCAACCAGTTGGAGTACCGTCTAGATAAGTTGAATGAACAAGTCACAAAGGAGCAAATTATCACTGAGTTtaaggaaaatgtatttgtaaatgCATCATAatgagcagcaaaagcaaaaaaagatgtGGAGAATACCTCTATGCATATAGAGCATGAGGTGGGTGGACTTGCAGGAGAAAATGCTGACCTCTTAGAGGAGCACAGATCAGAGGACATCTGATCAGTGCCACGTCACTGGTTTCCAGTCATACTAAATGGGGAGATTAAAACAAGGACATGTCTCAAGTGCTAAATGAGCTTCCCTCCAGTCAACAGTTCACATTTAGCtttccattttgtttcagcATGGACTCCTTTAA
Protein-coding regions in this window:
- the LOC102225601 gene encoding tripartite motif-containing protein 16-like — encoded protein: MAQQENQPDRLKFSCSICLDLLKDPVTPSCGHSYCMNCIESFWDGEDQKGIHSCPQCRKTFIPRPVLEKNIMLADELKKTGLQSAPADLRSAGPEDVACDFCTGRKLKAIKSCLVCLASYCEKHLQPHYDSATFKKHKLMEPSKNLQENICSKHDEVMKMFCRTDQKCICYLCSVDEHKGHDTVSAAAERTERQRELEERRGNIQQRIQDREKDVKLLQQEVEAINHSADKTVEDSEKIFTELIRLLQKRSSDVKQQIRSQQETEVNRVKDVQEKLEQEITELKRKDAELEQLSHTEDHNQFLLNYPSLPALSESTHSSSINIRPLRHFEDVTAAVSELREKLQDVLRDSWTNISLMVTGVDVLLSEPEPNSRDDFLKYSCEITLDPNTAHIQLLLSEGNRKVTLMEQQSYFSHPDRFSKWFQILSRETLTGRCYWEVEKTETGVHLAVAYRNISRTGMESRFGCNDKSWALYCHQNSYCFWHNSISTSIQGPVSSRVGVYLDHRAGILSFYSVSESMTLLHRVQTRFTEPLLAGLRFFNCGETTKFCKPT